The Rhopalosiphum maidis isolate BTI-1 chromosome 1, ASM367621v3, whole genome shotgun sequence genome has a segment encoding these proteins:
- the LOC113554333 gene encoding uncharacterized protein LOC113554333, whose amino-acid sequence MMIPHLSFQTSLIFATAVIYVLISLVSNANGQINCYECTVHPPERYMNRTTRLCSKFDGSDHYKVHCPNSTYCMKKSFQLELQAGKIVKGNVRGCAPQKYDYQVFKNGSWKVESAIEYDSFKKGCYSGNDDQLRTAETQFCYCDDNLCNNAKQTTNFSSHTDTIAVIIIYNIMRFLKTHTQPA is encoded by the exons ATGATGATCCCTCATCTATCATTCCAGACTAGTTTGATTTTCGCTACCGCCGTCATTTACGTATTGATTTCCCTGGTGTCCA atgctAATGGTCAAATAAATTGCTATGAGTGTACAGTACATCCACCAGAACGGTACATGAACCGAACGACCAGACTGTGTTCGAAGTTTGATGGATCCGATCATTACAAAGTACACTGTCCAAATTCTACATATTGCATGAAAAAATCGTTTCAACTCGAACTACAGGCCGGAA aaATCGTAAAAGGAAATGTGAGGGGGTGTGCTCCACAGAAATACGATTATCAAGTTTTCAAAAACGGGTCGTGGAAAGTCGAGTCAGCCATCGAGTACGATTCGTTTAAAAAAGGATGCTATTCCGGCAACGATGACCAACTAAGGACAGCGGAAACGCAGTTCTGCTACTGTGACGATAACCTTTGCAACAACGCCAAACAGACGACGAACTTTTCCAGTCACACGGATACGATTGCCGTGATCATCATTTACAACATCATGAGGTTTCTAAAAACCCACACGCAACCGGCGTAA
- the LOC113554326 gene encoding rabankyrin-5-like yields MPAAELYREGTSGDSEKHKQQQHLSLLKDEYVKLQAYCNELEKKHAALAATYGDCNDKSFVSRLLKTVTTLYNNTLYSDLNITLANGDVPAHKFVLSSRSDKWGVPDLTEVIYLDWTALPLDVGKALLKWIYTDQVDFSKGDGFILSLMKTADTFVLDDLVNKCEKALMASVNVKNCVKFYTTADEIGAHTLKEHCSSLISAHWDDFTSDDFAHMSAQFLYHMFKSKTKYPLHSAVRLRREDVVFLYVVEQSSQLSVKINERDNKGELALDLALRDHQTSIAEMLCENEADPNARDRAGHTLLHLAVQRGDSYAANFLLEHGASVSSVTPDQGDTALHLIASSTPQHYGTPDEPTSAVAAAAAMTAVARSLLDSGLDPNLPNSQGFTPLHLAVLVHNDDILTLLLDEHTRSGKIDLNAQTVDDHTPLYYALINTLKLDTDDSFANRLVTAGANPNPIYKKTSNSMLHIVSDESLEEAALFITARCNNINYTNKLGESALHIACKRGLSRLVRRLLEFRANPNLQTLPPDGVILSTDDGLQTSYRLSPLHMAIINKQEGAVNAMLHHHNTITAEPKDGLSAVNLNLRDSLGDTPLSLALKSDMQHIVPDLIAGGADIDMRNGEGMTLLHQAILKGDEKTALYLVKQGSNFDAKTQDDQTPLELATINGQNIVVEELCKRGVDMAVPSSNGDPILWLALTSNQEDIASTLVKYGVDTDSWSEGPEGCLQTLLHRAIDENSESAARFLIRSGCDINSPRKPGPGGRGGDESKDQSSPLHLCCQWSLQSVVQTLLEHGANVNAWDAEHKTPLHVAIKNQHAGIITLLLCHPSIDLTKRDRTGLTPFAAALTCRNDKAARSILDKLPAAAEQFDNKGCNFLHMAIQKGDIESVLFLLSVSVDVNSRVQNELQTTPLHLAVATGNEMLVRSIILAGARVNDQDTMKRTALHVVSEAGHASIVVALLNNNANFDAVDCEGQNALHIACREGHLQVVQTLLGESEINAEALTLKGRNPLHELAKYSKESSAAICEVFLEYMPKYPLEVQDAEGNTALLLAYVKGNGNLCRTLVKAGACVGAMNNDGITIFNCQMATSQLLFRLLDSLTKEPPWVDGCEVCQECGLKFGFTMRKHHCRHCGRLLCSKCSSQEVPIIKYGLVKAVRVCVSCFQVLQGG; encoded by the exons ATGCCAGCCGCCGAACTGTACAGAGAAG GAACGTCTGGAGACTCCGAAAAGCATAAACAGCAACAACATCTTTCATTGTTGAAAGATGAATATGTCAAACTCCAAGCTTATTGCAatgaattggaaaaaaaacatgCCGCATTGGCAGCAACATATGGCGATTGTAATGACAAAAGTTTTGTCTCCAGACTTTTGAAAACAGTAACGACATTGTATAACAATACACTTTACAG tgaCTTAAACATAACACTGGCAAATGGCGATGTTCCAGCTCATAAGTTTGTATTATCATCAAGAAGTGATAAATGGGGTGTTCCTGACTTAACTGAAGTTATTTActtag ATTGGACCGCGTTGCCCTTGGATGTTGGAAAAGCATTACTAAAATGGATTTACACAGATCAAGTAGATTTCTCTAAAGGCGATGGTTTCATTTTAAGCTTAATGAAAACAGCAgatacatttgttttagatGATTTGGTTAATAA ATGTGAAAAAGCACTTATGGCTTCTGTAAATGTAAAGAactgtgtaaagttttatacTACTGCTGATGAAATCGGAGCTCATACATTAAAAGAACATTGTTCAAGTTTAATATCAGCTCATTGG gatgATTTTACTAGTGATGATTTTGCACATATGTCAGCACAATTTTTATACCACATGTTTAAGAGCAAGACCAAATATCCTCTTCACTCAGCCGTTAGGCTTAGAAGAGAAGATGTAGTATTCTTATACGTAGTTGAGCAAAGTTCccag TTGAGCGTCAAGATCAACGAGCGGGACAACAAGGGCGAGTTGGCGCTGGACCTGGCGCTACGCGACCACCAGACTAGTATCGCGGAGATGCTGTGCGAGAACGAGGCGGACCCAAATGCGCGCGACCGGGCCGGACACACTTTGCTCCACTTGGCCGTGCAGAGGGGTGACTCGTACGCGGCCAACTTCCTGTTAGAGCACGGCGCGTCCGTAAGTTCGGTAACGCCGGATCAAGGCGATACGGCGCTGCACTTGATCGCCAGCTCGACGCCACAACATTACGGAACGCCAGACGAACCGACGTCagccgtcgccgccgccgctgccaTGACGGCCGTAGCCCGGTCGCTGCTCGACTCTGGTCTGGATCCAAACCTGCCCAACAGTCAGGGATT TACGCCTTTACATTTGGCGGTCTTGGTGCACAACGACGACATACTCACGCTCTTATTGGACGAACACACCCGGTCGGGCAAGATTGATTTGAACGCTCAGACGGTCGACGATCACACACCGCTGTACTATGCGCTGATCAACACTCTCAAGCTTGATACCGACGACAGCTTCGCCAACCGTTTGGTGACCGCCGGAGCGAATCCCAATCCC atttacaaGAAGACGTCTAATTCTATGTTACACATCGTCTCCGATGAGAGCCTCGAAGAAGCAGCTCTCTTCATTACTGCTCGTTGCAATAACATAAACTACACAAACAAACta GGAGAAAGCGCGTTACATATCGCATGTAAAAGAGGACTATCACGTCTCGTTAGACGTTTACTCGAGTTTCGTGCAAACCCGAACCTACAAACATTACCACCCGATGGTGTTATATTGAGCACGGATGATGGTCTTCAGACTTCGTATAGACTTTCGCCATTACATATGGCCATAATTAACAAACAGGAAGGTGCCGTGAACGCCATGTTACACCACCACA ATACTATCACTGCTGAACCCAAAGATGGATTGTCTGCGGTCAATTTGAATCTACGCGATTCACTAGGAGATACACCCTTATCACTGGCATTAAAGTCTGATATGCAACACATTGTGCCAGATCTCATTGCTG GTGGCGCTGATATCGACATGAGAAATGGTGAAGGAATGACACTTTTGCATCAAGCAATATTGAAGGGTGATGAAAAAACTGCTTTGTATTTAGTGAAGCAAGGATCAAACTTTGATGCTAA aacTCAAGATGATCAAACCCCATTGGAACTAGCCACGATTAATGGCCAAAACATTGTAGTTGAAGAATTATGCAAGCGTGGTGTTGATATGGCAGTCCCATCATCAAATGGTGACCCTATACTATGGCTTGCTTTGACCTCCAATCAAGAAGATATTGCTTCTACACTTGTTAA GTATGGTGTTGACACAGATTCGTGGAGTGAAGGTCCAGAGGGATGTCTACAGACCCTTCTGCATCGAGCAATTGATGAAAATTCTGAAAGTGCTGCTCGTTTTCTTATTAGAag TGGCTGTGATATTAACAGTCCACGTAAGCCTGGACCAGGGGGTCGTGGTGGAGATGAGTCTAAGGATCAATCATCTCCATTACATTTATGCTGTCAATGGAGCCTGCAAAGTGTAGTTCAAACATTGTTAGAACATGGAGCTAATGTCAATGCttgg gaTGCTGAACACAAAACTCCACTTCATGTGGCAATTAAAAACCAGCATGCAGGCATTATAACATTACTACTCTGTCATCCGTCCATCGATCTTACTAAGAGAGATCGCACTGGTTTGACTCCATTTGCAGCCGCTTTGACATGTCGTAATGACAAAGCTGCTCGATCAATATTGGATAAGTTGCCAGCAGCTGCAGAacaa tttgataataaagGGTGCAACTTTTTGCACATGGCTATCCAAAAAGGTGACATTGAAAGTGTCTTGTTCTTGTTGTCTGTCAGTGTAGACGTCAACTCTAGAGTTCAAAACGAATTACAGACTACCCCACTTCATTTAGCAGTCGCTACGGGCAATGAAATGTTAGTGCGCAGTATCATTTTAGCCGGTGCCCGG GTTAATGATCAGGACACAATGAAAAGAACAGCATTGCACGTAGTTAGTGAAGCTGGACATGCTTCAATTGTGGTCGCgttgttgaataataatgcaaatttTGATGCAGTTGATTGTGAAG GTCAAAATGCATTGCATATTGCTTGTCGGGAGGGTCATTTACAAGTGGTGCAAACTTTACTGGGCGAATCGGAGATCAATGCTGAAGCTTTGACATTGAAGGGTCGGAATCCACTTCATGAACTCGCCAAGTATAGTAAAGAGAGTTCAGCAGCCATATGTGAAGTATTTCTAGAGTACATGCCAAAATATCCTCTTGAAGTACAAGATGCTGAAGGAAATacag CATTACTATTGGCATATGTAAAAGGTAATGGAAATTTATGCAGAACTTTAGTAAAAGCCGGTGCTTGTGTTGGAGCGATGAATAACGATGGTATCACAATATTTAACTGTCAAATGGCAACTTCTCAATTGTTGTTTAg aTTGCTTGATAGTTTGACAAAAGAGCCGCCATGGGTGGATGGATGTGAAGTGTGTCAGGAATGTGGATTGAAATTCGGTTTTACAATGCGTAAGCATCATTG CCGTCACTGTGGTAGATTATTATGTAGCAAATGCTCCAGTCAAGAAGTTCCTATCATTAAGTATGGGCTAGTGAAAGCAGTTAGAGTGTGTGTGTCTTGTTTCCAAGTTTTACAAGGCGGTTAA
- the LOC113551382 gene encoding 60S ribosomal protein L3: protein MSHRKFSAPRHGSMGFYPKKRARRHRGRVKSFPKDDPSKPIHLTAFIAYKAGMTHVVREADRPGSKLNKKEIVEPVTILEAPPMIIVGVVGYVETPYGLKPLKTVFAEHLSEDCRRRFYKNWYKSKKKAFVKYSRKWQDENGKRQIAKDLGKIAKYSKVIRVVAHTQMKLLKKRQKKAHIMEIQVNGGTVAEKVQWAKEHFEKPVPVSHVFAPDEMIDCIGVTKGRGYKGVTSRWHTKKLPRKTHKGLRKVACIGAWHPSRVQFTVARAGQKGYHHRTEINKKIYRIGLGIHTKDGKVIKNNASTEYDLTEKTITPMGGFPHYGEVNNDFLMIKGCCVGPKKRVITLRKSLLVHTKRAALESINLKFIDTSSKFGHGRFQTVADKAAFMGPLKKDRIREEEKATAAAK, encoded by the exons ATG TCTCATCGTAAATTTAGTGCTCCTCGTCATGGTTCTATGGGTTTCTACCCAAAGAAGCGCGCACGTCGTCATCGTGGTAGAGTAAAGTCTTTCCCTAAAGATGATCCGAGCAAACCAATCCATTTAACTGCTTTCATTGCATACAAAGCTGGTATGACCCACGTGGTTCGTGAAGCTGACCGTCCAGGATCAA aACTCAACAAGAAGGAAATTGTAGAGCCCGTTACCATTTTGGAAGCTCCACCCATGATCATTGTTGGCGTTGTAGGTTATGTTGAGACTCCTTATGGTCTTAAGCCTTTGAAGACTGTGTTCGCTGAACATTTGTCTGAAGATTGCCGCAGACGTTTCTACAAGAACTG GTACAAATCTAAGAAGAAGGCTTTTGTCAAGTACTCGAGGAAGTGGCAAGATGAAAATGGTAAAAGACAAATTGCCAAGGATCTTGGTAAAATTGCCAAATATTCCAAAGTTATCCGTGTCGTTGCACATACtcag ATGAAATTGTTGAAGAAACGTCAAAAGAAAGCTCACATTATGGAAATCCAAGTTAATGGAGGTACAGTTGCTGAAAAAGTACAATGGGCTAAAGAACATTTTGAGAAGCCAGTACCTGTTTCTCATGTTTTCGCTCCAGATGAGATGATTGATTGTATTGGTGTCACTAAGGGTCGTGGATacaaag gtgTTACATCTCGTTGGCATACAAAGAAGTTGCCGCGCAAGACCCATAAAGGTCTTCGTAAGGTTGCTTGTATTGGAGCATGGCATCCCAGTCGTGTCCAGTTCACTGTTGCTCGTGCTGGTCAAAAAGGTTACCATCATCGAACTGAAATCAATAAGAAGATATACCGTATTGGTCTTGGAATTCATACCAAGGATGGAAAG gttattaaaaacaatgcatCAACTGAGTATGATTTGACCGAGAAGACCATAACTCCCATGGGAGGTTTCCCACATTATGGTGAAGTTAACAATGATTTCCTCATGATCAAGGGATGTTGTGTCGGTCCTAAGAAGCGAGTCATTACTCTTCGTaaa tcTTTGTTGGTACACACAAAACGTGCTGCTTTAGAAAGTATAAACTTGAAATTCATCGATACCTCATCCAAATTCGGTCATGGACGCTTCCAGACTGTTGCCGACAAGGCAGCTTTCATGGGTCCATTAAAGAAGGACAGGATTCGAGAAGAAGAAAAAGCTACTGCAGCtgcaaaataa